DNA sequence from the Thermogemmatispora onikobensis genome:
CAGGATGAGACCGGCGCCAAGATCGATATCGAGGACGACGGGACGGTCAATATCGCGGCCACTTCCAGCGAGGCGATGCAGCAGGCGATGGATGCCATCCGCGCTCTGACCGAAGAGGTGGAGGTCGGTCGCATCTATACGGGTACGGTGCGCCGCCTGGTTGACTTTGGCGCCTTTGTCGAGATTCTGCCCGGTAAGGAGGGCCTGGTCCGTACCTCGCAGCTCGCCGATTATCAGGTCTCGCGCCCCGAGGATGTGGTTTCGGTGGGCGATGAGATTACGGTGATGGTGATTGAGGTCGATTCGCAGGGCCGCATCAATCTGTCGAGGCGTGCTGCTCTCAGCGGTGAGTTGCCTTCGCAGGCCGAGCTGGATAGCGACCGCGCTGCCAGCCGTGGTGGACGCGATCGCGGTGGCTCGGGCCGTGGCGGTGGCTATGGCGGCGGGCGCGACCGCGATCTGGCTGCACCTGGACGCAATGTCAACTACGGGGGGGGCGGGCGCGACCGCGGTGGCTACTCTGAGCGCGGTGGGGGCGGACGCTCGCCTGGCTACAATAGTGGAAACTTCGGTGGTGGGCAGCGCCGTCCGATGGGACCCGGTGGCCCTGGGGGCCCGGGCCGTGGCCCTGGTGGTCCGCGGCGCGACAGCGGCTTTGGCCCTCGCCCCAACGAGCGCCGCTGGTAGCGCTCGCTGCCTGCGAGGACGCCAGAGCTGATCGTCAGTCGCTGCGGCATCGCTCGGTCGCAGGCACCGCTTGCGCAGACTTGAGCGGCTAGCTGCCAGACAGACTCCGTCAGCGTCTGAGGTAGGAGGGGGCCGCGCTGGAGCCGCTTCGGCCAGCAGGCTGCCCTCCTCTCTTTGCTTCTCGCTCATTCACTCGCTTACTCGCTTATTCGCCCGCTCAGTTCCACTGGCGTGGCGCGTCGTCCCCCGCAGTGGGCGGAGGGAGCACTGTGTCGCTGTTGAGCCGGGCCGCCCGCGGATGTGACGATCGCGCCCTCTTGACCTTGATTGTACGATGGCTTCAGGCGCTGATGGCCTTCTCCCGGCCATGTCAGGTCAGTGCCGATCATACGGCGAAGCCGTCCAGGATCTGTCTTCGCCGACAGTACCTGCAGGTCCTATGCCTCTTGCGGCGAGGGCTAAAACGTCCCATAATGGTTGCCAATCCAGAAAGTGACCTGCGCCGATAGAAAAGAGCAACTTACTAGAGAGGTATCTATGTCGCCAGAGGAGATTCTACGGGAGATAGCTGCGGAGGTCTCTGTCTGCACGAAGTGTGGCCTCTGTAAGGGACGCACGAAGGCCGTCCCAGGCGAAGGTCCCCCAAATGCCCGCATTCTCTTCATCGGTGAAGGACCTGGCTATCATGAGGATAAGCAGGGGAGGCCTTTTGTGGGGCCTGCCGGCCAGTTCCTCGATGAGCTGCTGCAG
Encoded proteins:
- a CDS encoding S1 RNA-binding domain-containing protein, encoding QDETGAKIDIEDDGTVNIAATSSEAMQQAMDAIRALTEEVEVGRIYTGTVRRLVDFGAFVEILPGKEGLVRTSQLADYQVSRPEDVVSVGDEITVMVIEVDSQGRINLSRRAALSGELPSQAELDSDRAASRGGRDRGGSGRGGGYGGGRDRDLAAPGRNVNYGGGGRDRGGYSERGGGGRSPGYNSGNFGGGQRRPMGPGGPGGPGRGPGGPRRDSGFGPRPNERRW